A window of the Eulemur rufifrons isolate Redbay chromosome 6, OSU_ERuf_1, whole genome shotgun sequence genome harbors these coding sequences:
- the LOC138384946 gene encoding olfactory receptor 4S2, which produces MEKINNVTEFIFWGLSQSPEVEGVCLVVFSFFYTVILLGNLLIMLTVCLGNLFKSPMYFFLNYLSFVDICYSSVTAPKMIADLLTKKKTISYVGCMLQLFGVHFFGCTEIFILTVMAYDRYVAICKPLHYMTIMDWGRCNKMLLGTWVGGFLHSLIQVALVVRLPFCGPNEIDHYFCDVHPVLKLACTDTYLVGVVVTANSGTIALGSFVILLISYTIILVSLRKQSAEGRRKALSTCGSHIAVVIIFFVPCTFMYMRPDTTFAEDKMVAVFYTIITPMLNPLIYTLRNAEVKNAMKKLWGRNVFLEAKRM; this is translated from the coding sequence atggaaaaaataaacaacgtCACTGAATTCATCTTCTGGGGCCTTTCCCAGAGCCCAGAGGTTGAAGGAGTTTGCTTGgtggtgttttctttcttctacacAGTCATTCTTCTGGGAAATCTCCTCATCATGCTGACAGTGTGCCTGGGCAACCTTTTCAAGTCTCCTATGTATTTCTTTCTCAACTACTTGTCTTTTGTGGACATTTGTTACTCTTCCGTCACGGCACCCAAGATGATCGCTGACTtgttaacaaagaagaaaactatctCCTATGTGGGGTGCATGTTGCAACTCTTTGGAGTACATTTCTTTGGTTGCACTGAGATCTTCATCCTTACTGTGATGGCTTATGACCGTTACGTGGCTATATGTAAACCCTTGCATTATATGACCATCATGGACTGGGGGAGATGTAATAAAATGTTGCTGGGGACATGGGTAGGTGGGTTCTTACACTCCCTTATCCAAGTGGCTCTGGTAGTCCGACTACCCTTTTGTGGACCCAATGAGATAGATCACTACTTTTGTGATGTCCACCCTGTGCTGAAGCTTGCCTGCACAGACACATACCTTGTCGGCGTTGTTGTGACAGCCAACAGTGGTACCATTGCTCTGGGGAGCTTCGTTATCTTGCTAATCTCATATACCATCATCCTGGTGTCCCTGAGAAAGCAGTCAGCAGAAGGCAGGCGCAAAGCTCTCTCCACTTGCGGCTCCCACATTGCTGTGGTCATTATCTTTTTTGTCCCCTGCACTTTTATGTACATGCGCCCTGACACCACCTTTGCAGAGGATAAGATGGTGGCTGTATTTTACACCATTATCACCCCCATGTTAAATCCTCTGATTTATACCCTGAGAAATGCAGAAGTGAAGAATGCAATGAAGAAACTGTGGGGAAGAAATGTTTTCTTGGAGGCTAAAAGGATGTAA